A window from Vulcanimicrobium alpinum encodes these proteins:
- a CDS encoding SprT-like domain-containing protein: protein MIPGLPDVAELQLMFAQYNFWHFNGEIPTYCIAYNARFSNLAGRITYKPPLIELSPKHLRGKPQELRDTLLHEMIHAWLHARGENPGHTQRFKKKMRELGLTSIYHDLGKATPLNESSKRYILRCEKCTMEVLRKKKPAPNVVCARCRKELVAFEVVEIKPVELQRAASRPPRGPFR from the coding sequence ATGATCCCCGGTCTGCCCGACGTCGCCGAACTCCAACTGATGTTCGCGCAATACAACTTCTGGCATTTCAACGGCGAGATTCCGACCTACTGCATCGCGTACAACGCGCGCTTCTCCAACCTCGCCGGCCGGATCACCTACAAGCCGCCGCTGATCGAACTCTCGCCCAAGCACCTGCGCGGCAAACCCCAAGAATTGCGTGACACCTTGCTCCACGAGATGATTCACGCCTGGCTGCATGCGCGCGGCGAGAACCCCGGCCACACCCAGCGCTTCAAGAAGAAGATGCGCGAACTGGGACTCACGTCGATCTACCACGATCTCGGCAAAGCGACGCCGCTCAACGAATCCTCGAAACGTTACATCCTGCGCTGCGAGAAGTGCACGATGGAAGTGCTGCGCAAGAAGAAGCCGGCGCCGAACGTGGTCTGCGCGCGCTGCCGCAAGGAACTTGTCGCGTTCGAAGTCGTCGAGATCAAGCCGGTCGAACTGCAGCGCGCCGCTTCGCGTCCGCCGCGTGGTCCGTTTCGCTGA
- the plsY gene encoding glycerol-3-phosphate 1-O-acyltransferase PlsY, protein MMQAALAAIAVVVAFLVGSIPFGVLVSRAFFGRDLRREGSGNIGAANALRTLGKRGAVAVLLLDALKGFAPTLAAGALAGPIAASCAALAAVIGHCWSPFLGFRGGKGVATHFGALFALWWPAGIAFAIVWLAAVVATGFASVGSMLGALAMGPVLWFGLGPAGLIYGLVSAAFIVVRHRENLDRLRHGTENRLSLLKPNRT, encoded by the coding sequence ATGATGCAGGCCGCACTCGCCGCGATCGCCGTCGTCGTCGCGTTCCTGGTCGGATCGATCCCGTTCGGCGTGCTGGTCTCGCGCGCGTTCTTCGGACGCGATCTGCGCAGGGAGGGCAGCGGGAACATCGGCGCGGCGAACGCGCTGCGCACGCTCGGCAAACGCGGCGCGGTCGCGGTGCTGCTGCTCGACGCGCTCAAGGGTTTCGCGCCGACGCTTGCGGCGGGCGCGCTCGCGGGGCCGATCGCTGCATCGTGCGCGGCGCTTGCGGCGGTGATCGGTCACTGCTGGTCGCCGTTCTTGGGCTTCCGCGGCGGTAAAGGCGTGGCGACGCACTTCGGGGCGCTGTTCGCGCTGTGGTGGCCGGCCGGGATCGCGTTCGCGATCGTGTGGCTGGCGGCCGTCGTCGCGACCGGCTTCGCGTCGGTCGGCTCGATGCTCGGCGCACTCGCGATGGGTCCGGTGCTGTGGTTCGGACTCGGGCCGGCCGGCTTGATCTACGGCCTCGTCTCCGCCGCCTTCATCGTCGTCCGCCACCGCGAGAATCTCGACCGCTTGCGGCATGGGACGGAAAACCGCCTCTCACTGCTGAAACCCAACCGCACCTAG
- a CDS encoding tetratricopeptide repeat protein produces the protein MGLPTRIALPILAVFAVVFLGIMGYFLKLGFGTEGAAFGPSGQPAQQGDANIHVTPAPIATDPPGTFTVPQTGTGPVQPQGNALPGQSVGGGTPAGPPGPVMQAIVELRARIAKNPKDLAALVTLGNMEFDAQKFDKADGYYARALALDPGNPDVRTDDAVALHQRGRDLEALKQLDRVLAERPKFPTALFNRGVVLQAIGRRTDAIAAFREYLSVVGPKDPRAANARAALQELGA, from the coding sequence GTGGGCTTGCCGACGCGCATCGCACTTCCGATCCTTGCAGTCTTCGCCGTCGTCTTTCTCGGGATCATGGGCTATTTCTTGAAGCTCGGGTTCGGGACGGAGGGCGCGGCGTTCGGCCCGAGCGGGCAGCCGGCGCAGCAGGGCGACGCGAACATCCACGTCACGCCGGCGCCGATCGCGACCGACCCGCCCGGTACGTTCACCGTCCCGCAAACCGGGACGGGACCGGTGCAGCCGCAAGGCAACGCGCTTCCGGGGCAATCCGTCGGCGGCGGCACGCCGGCCGGACCGCCCGGGCCGGTGATGCAGGCGATCGTGGAATTGCGCGCGCGCATCGCAAAAAACCCCAAGGACCTCGCGGCGCTCGTCACGCTCGGCAACATGGAGTTCGACGCGCAGAAGTTCGACAAGGCCGACGGGTACTATGCGCGCGCGCTCGCGCTCGACCCCGGCAACCCCGACGTGCGCACCGACGACGCCGTCGCGCTTCATCAGCGCGGACGCGATCTCGAAGCGCTCAAGCAGCTCGATCGGGTGCTGGCGGAGCGGCCGAAGTTTCCCACCGCCCTGTTCAACCGCGGCGTTGTGCTGCAGGCGATCGGGCGGCGCACCGACGCGATCGCGGCGTTCAGAGAGTACCTCAGCGTCGTCGGCCCCAAAGACCCGCGTGCCGCGAATGCGCGCGCCGCTCTGCAAGAGCTGGGCGCATGA
- a CDS encoding sulfite exporter TauE/SafE family protein, producing the protein MTWSTELALFAIGTLASIFGSLVGLGGGFVVIPVLRLFFGIPPAEVAGTSLVLVLANTASSTIGFWRQKQIDVRLALPFIAGAVPAGIVGVIAVKQFSATGFDVAYGCVLLTLSVLVLRRLRAGHDAKPQRTFVHNLWVGLAGGVVMGFASSVFGIGGGIVMVPLLLIAGRMPPILVSATSAFIVGITSPIGIVAHALGGDVDWGVTAPLVLGGIVGGGVAPSIARRLSSPILIALLAVALIAAAAGLIVRHLPLAR; encoded by the coding sequence GTGACCTGGTCGACGGAGCTCGCGCTGTTCGCGATCGGAACGCTCGCAAGCATCTTCGGTTCGCTCGTCGGCCTCGGCGGCGGGTTCGTCGTCATCCCCGTCCTGCGGCTCTTTTTCGGGATTCCGCCGGCGGAGGTCGCCGGGACGTCGCTCGTGCTCGTCCTCGCGAACACGGCGAGTTCGACGATCGGGTTCTGGAGGCAGAAGCAGATCGACGTGCGCCTCGCGCTGCCGTTCATCGCCGGCGCGGTGCCGGCGGGCATCGTCGGCGTCATCGCAGTGAAACAGTTTTCCGCGACCGGCTTCGACGTCGCGTACGGATGCGTGCTGCTCACGCTCTCGGTGCTGGTTCTGCGGCGTCTGCGCGCCGGCCACGATGCCAAGCCGCAGCGGACCTTCGTGCACAATCTCTGGGTCGGTCTCGCCGGCGGCGTCGTCATGGGCTTCGCGTCGTCGGTGTTCGGGATCGGCGGCGGAATCGTCATGGTCCCGCTGCTGCTGATCGCCGGACGGATGCCGCCGATCCTGGTCTCGGCGACCAGCGCGTTCATCGTCGGGATCACCTCGCCGATCGGGATCGTCGCGCACGCGCTCGGCGGCGACGTCGACTGGGGGGTCACCGCACCGCTGGTCCTGGGCGGGATCGTCGGCGGCGGCGTCGCGCCGAGCATCGCGCGCCGCCTCTCTTCGCCGATCCTGATCGCGCTGCTCGCGGTCGCCTTGATCGCTGCGGCGGCCGGCTTGATCGTACGGCATCTTCCGCTCGCGCGGTAG
- a CDS encoding M55 family metallopeptidase, which yields MKLYISCDMEGTAAVSSWTQVDPSNTTEYPYYRRLMSQEVRAAIDGAREAGVGEVLVNDSHSSMRNVLWDELPADVRMIYGNRKPFSMAHGADASFDTAFFTGYHGGGGTPNAALDHTYTSETLYETRMNGLVCNEAMVNAAVLGLDGVPVTLITGDRAFVEQTKAVMPWVTGVVVKDSIGRYSVNSLSPERARALIRAGAKEAIGRVAEGKPFVFTPPITMELDFVATHSADFVEMMPGMERIGGRMVRFVHDDYRVIFRAFVCAYRLGAAANQPT from the coding sequence ATGAAGCTTTACATCTCGTGCGACATGGAAGGGACGGCGGCCGTCTCGTCGTGGACGCAAGTCGATCCCTCGAACACGACCGAGTATCCGTATTACCGGCGGCTGATGTCGCAGGAAGTGCGGGCGGCGATCGACGGCGCGCGCGAGGCCGGCGTCGGCGAGGTCCTCGTCAACGACTCGCACTCCTCGATGCGCAACGTGTTGTGGGACGAGCTCCCCGCCGACGTGCGGATGATCTATGGGAACCGCAAGCCGTTCTCGATGGCGCACGGCGCGGACGCGTCGTTCGACACGGCGTTCTTCACCGGCTACCACGGCGGCGGCGGGACGCCGAACGCGGCGCTCGATCATACTTACACGAGCGAGACGCTCTACGAGACGCGGATGAACGGACTCGTCTGCAACGAGGCGATGGTAAACGCAGCCGTCCTCGGACTCGACGGCGTTCCGGTCACGCTGATCACCGGCGATCGCGCCTTCGTCGAGCAGACGAAGGCGGTGATGCCGTGGGTGACCGGGGTCGTCGTCAAGGATTCGATCGGGCGCTACAGCGTGAACTCGCTCTCCCCGGAACGCGCTCGCGCGCTGATCCGGGCGGGCGCAAAAGAGGCGATCGGCCGCGTCGCGGAGGGGAAGCCGTTCGTCTTTACGCCGCCGATCACGATGGAGCTGGATTTCGTCGCCACCCACAGCGCCGATTTCGTCGAGATGATGCCGGGGATGGAACGGATCGGCGGGCGGATGGTGCGTTTCGTGCACGACGACTATCGCGTGATCTTCCGCGCGTTCGTCTGCGCGTACCGCCTCGGGGCCGCGGCGAACCAGCCCACGTAA
- the efp gene encoding elongation factor P, giving the protein MISSNDFRNGVTIVIDGHLWTVIEFLHVKPGKGSAFVRTRLKNVKTGATVERTFRAGEKLERATVDNREMQMLYNDADGYHFMDNESYENFTLQKDLIGDPADFLKDGMKIDVQFHDGVPIGADLPAHVELKVEETDPGFKGDTAQGTTKPAKLETGATVNVPLFVNPGDVIRIDTRDRRYIGRVQS; this is encoded by the coding sequence ATGATCAGCTCCAACGATTTCCGCAACGGCGTCACGATCGTCATCGACGGTCACCTGTGGACCGTGATCGAGTTCCTGCACGTCAAGCCCGGCAAGGGTTCGGCGTTCGTGCGCACGCGCCTGAAGAACGTGAAGACCGGCGCGACCGTCGAGCGCACGTTCCGGGCCGGTGAAAAGCTGGAGCGCGCGACCGTCGACAACCGCGAGATGCAGATGCTCTACAACGACGCCGACGGCTATCATTTCATGGACAACGAGTCCTACGAGAACTTCACCCTGCAGAAAGACCTGATCGGCGATCCTGCCGACTTCCTCAAAGACGGGATGAAGATCGACGTGCAGTTCCACGACGGCGTCCCGATCGGCGCCGATCTGCCGGCGCACGTCGAACTCAAGGTGGAAGAGACCGATCCCGGCTTCAAAGGCGACACCGCGCAGGGGACGACGAAGCCGGCGAAGCTCGAAACCGGCGCGACCGTCAACGTTCCGCTGTTCGTGAATCCGGGTGACGTGATCCGCATCGACACCCGCGACCGCCGCTACATCGGGCGCGTTCAGAGCTAA